The genome window AATGAGTTGGCGGAGGCGCAAAAGAGAACCGAGGATGGATTAAACAAATTAACTGAAAGAGTTAATGATTTAACTGAGCGGCTAGATAAATTAACTGAAAGAGTTAATGATTTAACTGAAAGAATGAATGAGTTGATGGAAGTCCAGAAGAGAACTGATGAGCGGCTAGATAAATTAACTGAAAGAGTTAATGATTTAACTGAGCGGCTAGATAAATTAACTGAAAGAGTAGATAAATTAACTGAAAGAGTTAATGATTTAACTGATCGATTGGATAAATTAACTGAAAGAGTTAATGATTTAACTGAGCGGCTAGATAAATTAACTGAAAGAGTTAATGAGTTGGCGGAGGCGCAAAAGAGAACCGAGGATGGATTAAGTAGATTGACGGATGCGATTGGTGAGTTAAGCAAGGAGGTAATAGGGCTCAAGAAGAGGATGGATTCCATGGGAAGGAGGTGGGGCGAGGATTATGAGGAAGTGATCAAGCTCTTCTTTAAGGAGTTAGTGGAAGTGGAGAAAATAGATCTAAGGTACGTTAATAGGTTCACGTATAAGGATGAGGCAGGGCAATTTGGGCCCAAGGGCAGCATCTACGAGATAGATGTACTGGCGCGGAATGGGAGGGTTTACCTCATAGAGGTGAAGTCGTTTGCGGACGAGGATGATCTGGATTGGTTCAATGTAAAGTGCAGCACAGTGACCAAGGCATTTGGATTCAATGATCCCATCAAGTTATTCCTAGCCGTGTCCGCCACGGAGGAGGCAGTGGAGAGAGCCAAGAATTATGGGATTAAGATGCTTACGGGGGACGTAATAGAGAAGCGAAAACCCAAAGCTGCTCAAACCTAAACGAGCAAAGAGGGATGCTTGCTGAACCTCGAGGAAGATGCGTTCAGCGACTCCACATCACTCCTGAGTGGATATACTTGTAACGTTTTATGATTATGGCATGGCAATAGCCCTTTCTGTTGCCTCTGGCCGCTTTATTGGTAATAACCATCATAGCGCACGTCTCCCAAGCATGCATTTAGAGTCCAAATAACTATAAGCAATGCAGGCGAGGAACTGCTTCTTCAAGTCCTTGATTCTCCTTGTCAACCACCTACGCCACACACGGTTTGTGGCTAACCTTAGAGGATTTGAAATGAAACTCACCGTTGGTTTTTGAATACATGGGTGAGGGGGGTCGGGCTCACTCAATGGATTTCACGTTGGAAATAGGCTATATAGAGATTGGGATAATTTATTTATCTCTATATACTATGGGCTTATCCGCCTCCACGTTACTTATAGTGATGACTAGGTTCTCCTCGTTCTCTTTCCTCAATATTATATCCACGTTATCTCTCTCCACGTATCCAGCATCGTTAAATGGGCTATCATGCCCTGGGATTATGTAGTCCGGTTTCAATGATTTTATTCGCTCAATGCTTGACTTGGCCAGGCTCAAGTCGAAGAAGATCAAGTCAGGAACGCCTCTCCTATAGGCACGTAGATTAGGCACGGCATCCCCAGCGATGATTATCCTGGGGGAGCCATCCACGAGCAGCGATATGTGTCCAGGCGTATGCCCTGGCGTATATATTATGCTGGTGGAGCTGGATATGCGTTGTCCATCACTGACCAATAACAGATCCATTTCCTTCAACATTTCCCTAAACTTAGCGGTGAATCCATCAGGTACGCCGGAGAGCCATCCCTCCTCCAGTTCCTTCCTGCTTATCGCTATCCTGGAGNCGCGAAAGAGGTCCACGTTAAGGCAATGATCCCAATTAATATGGGTTAAAACCACTACATCTATATCGCCTGGAGAGAGCCCCACTGCCTTGAGCCTGGCGAGTAATTTATCCCTACTGCCGAAGTGACCGGTATCAATCATTATATTAATATCATCTTGAATCAATGTCACCGCGGCGGCTCCCATAGTTCCAATGCTGCTCCTAATGCCGGCTCCAGGTAATAACCTGATCAACTTCATGTTGCATCACCGTGATACCTATACTTATAATCATTACTGAAGTACTCCAAGTGCATTTTCCTATAGGGGTATTGTGTCAAGGCGTCTTCATTAATCTCTATGCCAAGACCGGGCTTATTGCTTGGATGCATGTACCCATTACTGATATTGAAGTACTCCTTAACTAGATCCCGCCTAATGGTTTGGGCATCCAGCCAATACTCAAGCACTAACGCATTGAGCATCGTTAGAAGCGCATTAAGCGAGGCCGCGGTAGCAATTGGCCCATTTGGCTTAGTGTGGGATCAACCATCACATAAATGCCGTGAATGGAGAAGCAGAGGAGGGGTACTTGGCTGACCTCCTCCCCGCCTTGAGGGCGAGGGTTCCCCGAGGTCTAGAGGGTTACGCCCCATTACGGGCGCTACTCGTTTCCCTCCCGAGCCGGCATTGTGGGGGTACGTCGGCCCCCACCCCCCATTCTCTAAAAATTGACCGGCCAATAGCCTCATTCCCAGAGNTTTTTAAGCTTTACCCCGCCCTAAAGGGCGAGGTTTGCCGTTCGTTTTATCATTTTAGCTGCCATACAAAGTGCGAGGTACTCAGCGAGGAGATCTTTGAGGGTGATATGAGGAGACGGAAAAATATACCTGTCCTCTTTTAAATGTATTGGATCCCCCTCGGCATGGGAACTCGGCGGCATCTGAACTTATAAAAAATCATTGCTAGCCATATCTATGCATTTGTATGTTTTGGTTGCTGGGCTTCTTCTAGGTCTTGCGCATGGAATTGAGCCCGACCACTTGGCATCCATATCATTATCCCAACGAGGCTTCAGGAGCGGGCTTTATTTCGGAATTAGCCATGGCCTGGGGTTCGCCACGATAGCTATTCCACTGATTCTAGTGATTAACGCATTTCCAGTAAAGCAATTACTAAGCGAGGCAGCCGCATTGATTTCAATTGCGGTGGGCATCCTAGTTCTATATGTATCGGTGGGAGGCATCGATTTAGAGCTGGGACCACGGGGATCAAGGGTATTAGGATTCATACAGGGAGCACTTGCGCTAACGCCGACCAAAGTATTGCTAATAGCTTTGGCAGCCACTGCCAGCATATTCATGGGCATCGCGTCGCTCCTTCTCTTCGCCGCGGGCTCTATACTGGTCATGTCTATTTACGGCTTCGCTAGATTCATTGTGCCTAGGAACATGGATAGGGCAGTCTCGGTGCTTGTCTCCATTGCCTCCATAATATACGCAGCATTAATGCTCTGACAGCCTCCTCACCCTAACTTTCAACTACTAACTACTTCTGTAATTGTTGGCCTTCCCTATTTATTATGCTGCGGAGCCTGCTCCATTGATCCCAGAACTCCATTATGGAGAAAACGAGGAGCGCAGCCATTGCTATTATAGCCATTGGATCCAGCGGAATTAACCTAATCATGGTTACAATGATATATGCCACAAGCATGGCGGAACTGAAGCCTAGGTAAAACGTCGAGCGGGGCAGTATCCTGCTTCCGATTATTAATAGCCCCTCAATTAAGCCGCCTCTATGTATTGCCCTATATCCGCCATCCTCCTTCACAGCAAGCCCCAGCCTTGTGAGCCTCTCAAGGTGATGATAAGCCACGCCTGGACTGGATAGGGATAATGCCTTCTGAACCTCCCTAATGCTCATCGATCGTCCCTCGCTAACCAATAATAGGTAGACCCTCAGCGCAGTATCCCTTAACTCGCCCTTCATTAGCTCTCTGGAAATGCCCACTAGTTAAAATACTAGTTCCTAGTTCCTTCATGTACTAGTAACTAGTATGTGAAGTCCAGGGAATCAATATAGGGATTAGTAATATTTATTGACTCTACGACTCCCTTATCGGCGATAGCATGAGGATAATAATTGCGGTGCTGGCTATAATCGCATCTATATTGGCATTAGCCGCTATGGCCTACGCGCAATCAACCACGCCTCAAACAACTCAATCCATTATTCCAGTGAGCATTAATGTTCAAGCCCAATCAATAGGTAATTCATCAATTGGGCACATGTATCCAGGTAATTATACCATGTATGTGGCCGTGCCCACGTATAAAGTCCTGCTTTTAAACTCAAGCGGGTCGCCTGTTGTATATGCTCTTCCATTTATGAGGGGCGGCACAATAATGTACCTAGGCAATGTGTCGCTTGATCAATCATATCTATTATATGTCTATTTGCTTAATGGATCATCAATCCGAATTGGGTACTCATGGGTGACCGGCAAAGAGGCTGAGGAAATCATTCAAAATATTCAAAATGGGTCCTGGGCACCCCCAGTGAGGCTGGCTCCAATTAATGAGTATCCACGGGGAAACATCACAATTATGGTGCGGTTACCGACGGGGGCCCCCGCCAATAATGGGTATGTATACATGGGTTTACCATTCCTTGCTCAATCCATGTATGGACCAGTGGCTTCCCCTCTGAATGCCGCAGTCCAGCCAAGCTTAATTGCCCCGTCTCCGTGGCCATCATCATTATTCTCCATACTAGGCTCCGCTCCAGTAATTAATGGAAGGGCCATATTCATTAATGCGCCGCTCATCCCATATATTGCCGCCTATTATTATTTCATAAATATTAGCAATATGACCGGATTAAGACCGATAATTAATGAGACCAGCAGCAATGAGACGCTATACATTTATGGACATGAGATAAACGTATCGATAATCACAGTTACTTACAGGGAGATCAATCCCAGCCTTATAGTGATTATGGGGCAAGGACTTGTCATACCCAGCCGCACCACCATAATAAACACAACACTGGAAGAACTGCAAGCGCCACTAATAATGCCTTTGCCGAAATACGCGACATTGATACCAATTACTGCAACCAGCACAAGTGATCATTACCAAGTAATAATGAACCGGAATGAATCGACCAGATACTTAGTGGTTCCCCCCGCTCTTCCTTCTTCTACCGTTGTTCAATACATGAATCCATTTGCCATAGTAATAATCATAATAATAGTGGTCGTCGCCATCCTAATTGGCGCTGCTGCAGCCATTATTGTCAAGAGGAAAGTGCAGTCGCTATGAGCGAAGCCAAGTCATGTCTGCACAGGGTTAAGATATGGAGGGGAAACCTTAAAAATCCAGCCATTTAATGCGAAAGATGAGCGGCCGTAGTCTAGTTTGGATCAGGACGGCGGCCTGCCACGTCGCAGATCCCGGGTTCAAATCCCGGCGGCCGCATCATCCTTACCAAGGCTCATTAGCGGCATGGTGCTGCTCCCAATGATTATCAATGCTTCGGATCCAGGGTTAAGGTTAAAAACAGTCATTTCCTCCTTATTCATGGTTTTTCTAGAAGTATTGATCTATATAAGGCGCGGCGATGAGGTTCTCCTAATAGAGAAAAAGAGGGGCCTCGGCGCTGGTTACTATAATGGCGTTGGCGGCAAGGTAGAGCCAGGCGAGGATATATGCATGGCTGCTATACGCGAGGCTCGGGAGGAGGTGGGGCTAATTCCGCTTGGGCTCAAGTGGTCTGGCCTTCTTGAGTTTTGGAACTGGAGCAAGGGTTCCGTGGAGTCCGTTCACTTCGTTCATTTATTTACCGCGTCGGGATATGAGGGAACACCAATGGAGAGTGATGAGGCGAGGCCCGTGTGGTTTAATGTGAGGAACGTGCCTTATGATAGGATGTGGGAGGACGATAAGTTGTGGTTCCCCATGCTGCTTGACGCGAAGTCAATAATCTATGGGAGATTCAGGTTTGAAAATTGGCGCTTAGTGGATCATCAAGTTACTGAGCTTAGGCCGCTGGAGCCGCCTCTCATTAAGAGGGACCTATGCTCTAATTAAGGGTTCTTTCCATGACTCCACAGCAGCGCTCAGCCTATTGATTCCCTCAATTAATCTATCGCTGGGTTCCCATACGAAGGACACCCTGACGGCTCCCCTGTACTTATCGCTGAAGTAACTACCTGGAACAACGGCGACGCCGTGGCTCGTTAAAGCGTATTCTGCAAATAAGTCTCCATTAATTACTTTGCTGGATAAGTCTAGAAATATGAACATTGAGCCCCGCGGGATATGGAAGCGAGCATATGGCAATTGCTTCCTAATCTCGTTAATTACGAGATCCCTCTTACTCCTATATTCATTAACTATGCGCTGCACGTGGCTCATTCTCTCGCTTGATTTTAGGTAAATAATGGCCAGTCTCTGCGACACGGCTGGTGGGCAATACGTTAATTCCTCCCCGGCTAGCTTTACTCGACTTATTGCCTCGCTTGGTCCATAAACAAAGCCGAGTCGCCACCCAGGCATGCCTGGATCCTTGGAGAATGTGTTTATAGATATGGTTCTCTCCGGGGCATATTTATATAAATATTCATGTCTCCCCTCATATACTAGCATTCTATAGGCCTCATCCGACACTAACCAGAAATCCCGGTCCCGAGCTAAATCCGCCAATGCCTTTGCCTCGCTGCTTCCAATAATGGTACCAGTGGGATTATCGGGACTAACCAGCACCACTGCCTTAGTTCTTGGATTAATGCTCCTTTTTAGTTCCTCCACATCGATCTTGAAGCCATTCTCCATGCTTAGCCGTATTCTCCTCACCTTAGCTCCCAAGTACTCAAGTATGGGCTTATAGCCGAAGTATGTTGGATCCATTAAAATGACCTCATCTCCTGGATTAAGGATTGCCATGAATGTGGTGAACATTGCCTCCTGGCCTCCTGCCGTGATGGCTACATCATTGGGATCCACATCTATTCCTCCCGTCATCTTCAAGTCAC of Thermocladium sp. ECH_B contains these proteins:
- a CDS encoding aspartate aminotransferase, which translates into the protein MPGFSNTIGLLRESPTRRIDSIRERLRRENRDIIVLSTGQPSIPPPPRAREELAKELIGGGMELFGYTPSQGMLELREAISSDLKMTGGIDVDPNDVAITAGGQEAMFTTFMAILNPGDEVILMDPTYFGYKPILEYLGAKVRRIRLSMENGFKIDVEELKRSINPRTKAVVLVSPDNPTGTIIGSSEAKALADLARDRDFWLVSDEAYRMLVYEGRHEYLYKYAPERTISINTFSKDPGMPGWRLGFVYGPSEAISRVKLAGEELTYCPPAVSQRLAIIYLKSSERMSHVQRIVNEYRSKRDLVINEIRKQLPYARFHIPRGSMFIFLDLSSKVINGDLFAEYALTSHGVAVVPGSYFSDKYRGAVRVSFVWEPSDRLIEGINRLSAAVESWKEPLIRA
- a CDS encoding NUDIX hydrolase — its product is MVFLEVLIYIRRGDEVLLIEKKRGLGAGYYNGVGGKVEPGEDICMAAIREAREEVGLIPLGLKWSGLLEFWNWSKGSVESVHFVHLFTASGYEGTPMESDEARPVWFNVRNVPYDRMWEDDKLWFPMLLDAKSIIYGRFRFENWRLVDHQVTELRPLEPPLIKRDLCSN